One part of the Osmerus mordax isolate fOsmMor3 chromosome 18, fOsmMor3.pri, whole genome shotgun sequence genome encodes these proteins:
- the sem1 gene encoding 26S proteasome complex subunit SEM1, translated as MSDKKQTVDLGLLEEDDEFEEFPAEDWTGLDEDEDAHVWEDNWDDDNVEDDFSNQLRAELEKHGYKMETS; from the exons ATGTCGGACAAGAAACAGACTGTGGATTTGGGATTATTAGAGGAGGACGATGAATTTGAAGAATTTCCAGCAGAGG ATTGGACGGGGTTGGATGAGGATGAAGACGCCCACGTGTGGGAAGATAACTGGGACGATGACAACGTAGAGGACGACTTTTCCAACCAGCTCAG aGCTGAGCTGGAAAAACATGGATACAAGATGGAGACGTCGTAG